The Sphaerisporangium siamense genome includes the window GAGTCCGCTTCCGCTCCCTCTTCCTGCTGATCATGGGCACGCTGCTCGTGGTCGCGGCGACCGACGTGCTGCTCGGCGCGGTCGGCGTCCTGCACGAGACCCGGTCCCGCCCGCTCACGCCCGCCGAGCGCGCCCGGTACGCCGAGGCGGACGTCGCGCGGCGCTGGCACACCTGGCCGGCCGACCGGGTGTTCCCCGCCCAGGTCGCCTACGTCGGCCTGGCCCGGGTGCGGCAGTACGCCAAGCGGGTCGGCATCGCCGCGGAGGCCCCGTGCGCCTCGGTCGTGGACGGCTCCGTCGGCGCGGTGCTGCGGCAGCGCGGCTGCCGCACGATGTTGCGGGCCACCTACGTGGACCAGACCGCCGCGTTCGTGGTCACCGTGGGGGTCGCCGTGCTCGCGGACGAGGACACGCGGGTGCGCGCGGCGGGCGAGCTGCCGGTCGACGACCGGGTGGGCGTGCGCCCGGTGGCCTTCCCCGGAACGGTGACCGAGTCGTTCGGCGCCGCGCAGCGCCAGCGCACGGGCTGGGTGGGCGCCGGGCCGTACATCGTCTTCACCACCGCCGGGTACGCCGACGGCCGCACCCGCGAGGCGATCGCCCGCGAAGAGATCACCCACAGCGAGCTGTGGCCGACGGCCCAGTCCATCGCCGGCCACATCGGACGCGGCCTGTCCGCGCCCCCGGAGATCCCCCGCTGCACCCAGGGGAACGTGTGTTGAGCCGCGGGCGGCGCCTGCGCGCGGTGGCGGCGGCGGGCGCGTCGCTGCTGCTCACGGGCATGCCGTTCACGCCCGCCGCGGCGGACGTCTCGCGCGCGCCCGCCGTCCTGGAGGACGTGCGCGACGCGCAGCGCTGGGTGCTGGACGCGCTGAACGCCGAGAAGGCGTGGCAGGTCACGCGGGGCGCCGGCGTCACGGTCGCGGTGGTCGACAGCGCCGTGGACGCCGGCGTGCCCGAGCTGCGGGGCAAGGTCGTGACCGGGCCGGACCTGCGCGACGACGCCTACGACGGCAGGCCGCCGCCGGTCGGCGTGCACGGGACGGCGATGGCCTCGCTGATCGCCGGCTCCGGCCGGGACGGCGGGCTGGCCGGGCTCGCGCCCGAGGCGGCCGTCCTGTCGATCCCGGTGCTCAACGACCGGCCCGAGTACCGCCTGGTCGAGCCGGACAACGGCATCGGACCGCCCGTCGAGACCCCGCTCTCGCGCGCCCTGCGCTACGCGACCGACAACGGCGCGCGGGTGATCAGCATGTCGCTCGGCGGGTACGGCCCGCTGCGCGCCGACCGCCAGGCCGTGGCGTACGCGCTGGAGCGGGGCGTGGTGCTGGTGGCGGCCGTGGGCAACGACGGCGACTCGCGCGCCGCCGAGCGGTACGGCACCTCGTTCTGGAGCTTCCCCGCGGGGTTCGCCGGCGTGATCGGCGTGGCCGCGGTGGACCGTCTCGGCAAGCACGCCGCGTTCAGCAGCGACAACCTGTCGGTGCTGGTGGGGGCGCCGGGGGTGGCGGTTCCCGCGGCGAAGGCCGGCGGCGGGTACATCTCGATCGAGGGCAGCAGCGTGTCGACGGCCCTGGTCGCCGGGGTCGCCGCCCTGATCAAGGCGAAGTACCCCCAGCTCAGGCCCGAGCTGGTGGCCCGGGCCCTGTCCACGACGACGCGGGGCGCGCCCGCCGGCCGCTACGACGAGAAGATCGGCTTCGGTGTCGTGGACGCCGCCGCCGCGCTGGCCAGGGCGGGCGAGCTGACGCGCTACCGGTCCGCCGTCCCGGTGCGGGAGGGGCTGCACTTCGGCAAGGGCGTGACCGTCTCCGAGCCCGAGCGGCCGGGGCCGGACCCGCTGCGCCTGTGGGTCTACGGGGCCGGGATCGTCCTCGGGCTGGCCGGCTTCGGGGCGGGCGTGGTGGTGCTGACCCGGCGCGCCGAACGCCGATGATCACGTCATGGCAGCGGTTCGGGCGCGTTTCGGCTGCTGTTCGGCGGCATTTAGGATGCGGTCTTACCAAGGCCCGACGATCTCGTTCCGATGATCGGTAAAGGTTCGCTAGGGTTCCCGTCTCGTGGGATACGAGTTGCGTGTACAGCGTGAATCGCCGCTCGCCTACGCCGAGCTCGCGGAGCTGACGGCGTCGGCCGACGCCGGCTTGGAACTGCGGGGCGCCGCCGAGGCCGCCGAGATCGTCGCCAGGCACGGCGACGCCGAGCACACCGTCGCCACGTGGGAGGGACGGCTGTACGGCGTGCCGACCTCCGACTGGCACGTCGCCCAGCTCGCCAGGCTCGCCGCGCTGGCCGGCGGTGACCTCACCGGTGAGGACGGCGAGGCGTACCGCATCCGCGACGGCATCGTCGAGCAGGTCAACGGCGAGGCCTCCTACGAGTTCGGCAAGCTCGAAGAGATCCTCGCGGACGGCCCCGCGCCGTGGGCGGCCTGAACCCCGAGGCGAGGGCGGGCACGTGAGCGATCCGACGCCCTTCGCCGAGCGGGTGCTCGACGTGGTCGAGCGCATCCCGCCGGGCAAGGTCATGTCCTACGGCGACATCGCCGAATACCTGGAGGAAGGCGGCCCGCGCCAGGTCGGCCGCGTCATGTCCACCTGGGGCGGGGGCGTCCCGTGGTGGCGGGTCGTCCACGCGGACGGTACCGCGGCGCCGGGCCACGAGGCCGCGTGCCTGGTCCATTGGAAGGAGGAGGGCACGCCGCTGCGGGGAGAACGGGTCCACATGCGCCAGGCGCGATGGCTCGGTGATCATCAGTGAGTTCTCAAGAATGCCTATTACGATTCCAGAGACGCCCTTTGCGGTGAGACTGGAAAGGCGGTGCCTCCCTGATGGCCACCGGTGCCACGCCCGCGCAGGCCGGCGACCTGGTCGCCGATCGGCTGAGGGCCGCCCAGGACCTGTATGACAAGGGAGAGCCGCTCGACGCGCTGATCGCGGCCGTCCACTCCGGTGACCTGTCGCGGACGCAGCGCAGGCGCCTGCACGCCGGGGCGCTGAACGGCCCGCTCGGCCTGCGCCTGGAGATCGCCGCCAAGAGGGACGCCACCCGCCTGCGTCAGGCCATCGACCTGCTGCGCGACTACCTCGCCGATGTCGACGCCCCGGTCAAGCGCGCGCTGCCGGTGGCGCGCCGCCTCGCCTTCCACCTCGTCGAGAACCGCGACCCCGCCATCTTGGCGGAGAGCGGCGAGCTGGCCGTGCTCGCGGCCGCGACCTCCGAGCCGTTCAAGCGGGTGCGCAAGGGCCTGACCTGGTACGCCGTCCTGCCCGTCGAGGCGCCGCGCTCGCTGTTCCGGCTGCGCGGCTCGGACCTCGTGCCGGTCACCGAGGTGTCGGACGTCTCCTGGCACGACGGGAGGCTGCGCGTCACAGGCCACGCCTACCTGGCCGGGCTCTCGGTGCGCAGCCGCCGGTTCAACCGCGCGACCGTCGTGCTGCGCGGCCCGCGCTGGGTGCCGCCGATCTCCGCGCGCACCCGCCGCGTCCGCTGCCCCGCGGCCACCCAGGGAGCGGCCGACCCCGGCTGCAACTACGACTGGGCCGGGTTCGTCGCCGAGATCCGGCCGTGGTCGCTGCGCTGGCGGGCCGGCATCCGCGCGACGCTGCACGCCGTCAAGCGGCTCCTGCGCCGCCGCCCCGCCGTCCCGGAGACCACCACCTGGCGTGCCGACATCCTGATCTGGAGCCGGGCGGCGCGGGCGACCGGCGCGGTGCGCGGCCCCGCCATGGGGCGCACCGAGCGCCCGCCCGGGCTGCGGGTGCGTCCCGGCTGGTGGGTGCGCCCGGCCTGGACGTCCGACCGCGCCCTGCAGATCGTGCTCCAGCCGACCAGGGCCGAGCTGACCGGCGTCGTCCACGACGGCGACCAGATCGAACTGCGGGGTTTCCTGCCCGGCGCGACGGTGACCAAGGGCAGGGCCCGCCTCGGCGGCCACCGCATCGCCGCCGACTTCACCCCGGCCGAGGGCGGCACCTGCTTCTCGGTGGCGCTCGCCGTCCCGGTCCTGATGAAGGAGCGCGACGCCCGCAGGCTGTGGATCGAGCCCAAGGGCGACCCCGCCGCCCCGGTCATGATGGACGACGCCGCCGAGACCCGCGTCGGCCTGGACCGCAGCGAGGTCACCGTCCTGCGCGACCGCCGCGACCGGGTCGTGGTGTCGGCGCACCGCGTCTGGCCGGTGATCACCTCGGCCGTGTGGGGCGAGGACGGCGCGCTGACCCTCGCCGGCACCTACCCCGACACCGATACCGGGCCGCGCGAGCTGGTGCTGCGCCAGCGCGCCGGCCACACCCACCACCTGCGCCTCCAGCGGTCGGGGCCGGACTTCACGGTGCGCGTCGCCCCGGGCGCGATGCCGCGGTTCGGCGCGGCCGTGGCGCTGGCGTCGGGCGCCTGGAGCCTGTCGATCGCGGGTGGCAAGGGCACCACCGCCCCCCTCCGCATGGACCACCGCCTGCTCGACACCCTCGACGAGGACGTCCACATCGTGGACGGCCGTGAGTACCGCCTGATGGCGACCCGTTTCGACGTCCCGGTGCTGGTCGCGGGCGAGCACGTCCCCGACGACGAGAAGGGCGCGGTCGGGCTGTGGTCGATGCGCCGCGTCCACTACCCGGCCGAGCGCCGCCGTGAGCTGCGCGACGCCACCGTGTACGTCTCCTTCGACGGACGGTCGTACTCCGACAACGCGCGGGCGGTGTACGAGGAGCGGCTGCGCCGGGGTGACGACCGCGAGCACATCTGGGTCGTCAAGGACGGCGCCTTCGTGCCGCCGGACTCCGCGGCCCTCGGCCTCGCGCCGGGCATCGTCCCCACGGTGGTCCGCGAGGGCAGCCGCGAGCACTACACCGCGCTGGCCCGCGCGCGGCACGTCATGACCAACACGATGCTGCCGCAGTGGTTCCGCGCCCGCGAGGACCAGGTCGTCGTGCAGACCTGGCACGGCAGCCCGCTCAAGCGCGTGGGCCTGGACCAGCGTCACATGACCCGCGAGCCGAGGCCGCCCGCGTGGTACCGCCAGGCGGCCGAGGTCGCGAACTGGGATCTTCTGGTCACCCAGAGCCCGTGGGCGTCGCGGGTGCTGCGGCGGGCGTTCGGGTACGGCGGCGAGGTCCTGGAGGCGGGCAACCCGCGCAACGACGTGCTCATGGCAGGCGACCGGGCCGAGCTGGCCGCGGCCGTGCGGCGCAGCCTGGGCGTCCCGCCGGGCAGGCGGGTGGTCCTGTACGCCCCCACCTGGCGCGACCATGATCGCAGGAACGCCTCGGTGCGGCTGGACCTGGGCGAGGCCCGGCGGGTGCTGGGCCGCGACCACGTGCTGCTGGTGCGCGGGCATCCGATGCAGGCGTCCCCGTCGGCGCCCGGGCTGGTGGTGCCGGGGCCGTCGTCGGTGATGAGGCCCGGGCCGATGACCCGTGAGTCCACGTTCGCCATCGACGTCACGACTTATCCAGACATGGCGGATCTACTGTTGATCGCCGACGTGCTGATCACCGACTACTCCTCCGTGATCTTCGACTTCGCCGTCACCCGGCGGCCGATCGTCTTCTTCGGCCACGACCTGGAGCGTTACCGCACCACGCGCGGCCTCTACCTCGACCTGCGCACCGAGGGGCCCGGCCCCCTGCTCACCGACGCGGCGGACGTCGTCGAGGCGGTGCGGCTGATCGACGCGCTCGCCGGCGACTACACCGACCGTTACGAAGAGTTCGTGCGCACCTATGCGCCCCGCGATGACGGGAAGGCGACCGCGCGCGTGGTGGACCAGGTCTTCACGCCCGATTCCTGAGGGTTCGCCCGCCGGGTGACACGGTTGTGACCACGGCGCGGCGATGCCGGGACGCCACTCCGTGTGTGCCGTCCGGACACTCAGAGCATCATATTCAGGCTCCGTAACGCTGTATCGGCCCTGCGGAGTGCGAAATTTCGGGCTTCGCGGGGAGTTTCGGCGCGGCGTCGACCGCCGCTCGTCCGTGAGGCCCGCACATCGCTTGACGCGCGGATATTTCACCGATGCGACCAGCGCCGCCCGCATATGGGTGTGAAACATCTATATTCGCCGTCCGATCGCCGGTACCGTGTACGGGACCTGAACAGACCGCCACACTCCGTGTCCGAATGTCTTACATCTCACCGCCCGACTTGACGGCATCCGCAACAAGGCTGTTATGCGGGAGGGTTGACCTTGGCCGAACGTATGGGGATAACTGTCCCGGGGAGTCCCTAAATCCCTACCCTGGGAGCTGTCGATGAGCAGCGTGCCTTCGCCCGCACTGGTCGGACGTGCCTCCGAACTACGCACAGTGATCGATGTGATAACCCGCCCTCCGGCAGTCGTCCTTGTGGAGGGCGAGGCGGGCATCGGGAAGACCCGCCTCGTGCGCGCCGCGCTCGGCCACGTGCCGCCCGGCGACCGAGCGGTTCTCCTCGGATATTGCCACCAGATACGTGAGCCGTTCCCGTACGGGCCGGTCTTCGAGGCGCTGCGCGACATCGCGGGCCGGCTCCCCGCGGCCGGCGCGCTGAACCCCGTGATCGGCGCCCTGGGCGACTACTTACCCGAGCTGGCGGGAGCGCTTCCCCCGGCGCCCCCGCCGCTCAACGACCCGCGGGCCGAGCGGCACCGGGTGTTCCGGGCGATCCGCGCGTTGCTGGCCGCCGTCGCACCCGCCGTGCTCGTCATCGAGGACCTGCACTGGGCCGACGAAGGCACGCGTGACCTGCTGCGATTCCTGATCGACCAGCCACCGGCCGGGTTGTCCCTCGTGGTGACCTACCGCAGGGAGGAGCAGAGCGGGTCCTCGCTCGGCCGCGCCTACCGCCACCACCCCGACACCACCAGCGTGGTCGTCCCCCTGGTGCCGCTCGACGTCACCGACGTGGGCAGCCTCGCCGGGGCGCTCCTGAACCGGTCCGACCTCTCCACGGGGTTCGTCGCCCGGCTGCACGAGCGCACCGCGGGCATTCCTTTCGTGGTCGAGGAAGTGGTACGTTCCCTCGCCGACGCCGAGGAGCCCGAGGCGCTCGACCGCGCCGGCGTGCCCCTGCTGCTCCGCGAGGCCATGGCCGAGCGCATGGCCGGGCTGACCTCGGCGGCGGTGCGGACGGTGCAGGTCGCCGCGGTGCTCCGCGTCCCCGCCGGCGAGCAGTTGATCACCGCGGCCGGCGGCGACTCGGCCGGCCTGGGGGAGGCACTTCGGGCCGGGGTCCTGCACGAGGATCCGGGCGGCCGATACGGCTTCCGCCATGCGCTGGCCCAGCAGGCGGTGTACGATGCGATCCCCGGTCCCGAACGTCGCTCGGCGCATGAGCGCGTGATGGCCGCGCTGGCCGCCATGGACTCCCCACCACTGGTCCAGCTCGCCTTCCACGCTCGGCAGGCCGGCGACATCGAGGCGTGGCTGCGGCACGGGACTGCCGCGGCCCACCGCGCCGCCGCGCTCGGCGACAACGCCATGGCCATCGAGATCATCGAGGACATGCTCGACGATCCCGACCTGCCGCCCGCCGAGCGCGCGCCGCTGGCGCTCAAGCTGAGCCGGTTCGCCAGGACCGGCCTGTCGCACCAGCGGGTCGTGCGCATGCTGCGGCACGTCCTGCGCGACGACTTCCTCTCCCCGGAGGCGCGCGCGGAGGCGCGCCTGGACCTCGGGCTCGTGCTGTCCAACCAGGCGGGCGACACCGCCGGCGGCCGTCCCGAGATCATGACCGCCGTCGAGGAGCTCACCCACCAGCCGTCCCTGGCGGCGCGGGGCCTGGCCTGCCTCGCCCTGCCGGGATGGGGCACCGAGTCGCTGGCCCAGCACGAGCAGTGGATGGCCAGGGCCGAGGCGTTGGTCGCGGACGGCGACAACCCCGAGCTGTCCACGGCCGTCCTGGTCAACCGGGCCTCCTTCCAGGCGGCCATCGGCGCCAAGGACGCCTTCGCCGTCGCCGAGACCCTCCCGGTCGGCGACAGCCGGCTGGCCGTCCGGCGCGAGATCACCCGCGGGTACGCCAACCTGTACGACTCGCTGATCACGCTCGGGCTGTTCACGGAGGCCGAGCGGGCCGCGCGCGAGGGACGGCGGCTGGCCGTGGAGACCGGCGCCGAGTACTGCGCCTACCTCATCGACGTGTCCTCGATCCGCATGGAATGGCTGACCGGCAGGTGGCAGGGGCTGCGCGAGCGCGCCATCGCGATGAGCGACCTGGTCGCCGGCACCCCGCAGATCGCGGTGGACGTCTGGCTGGTCCTCGGCATGCTGGCGCTGGCGACCGGCGAGTGGGACGAGGCCGCGCGGCACTTCCAGGGCGCCGGCCTCGACGCGCCCGACAACGGGTACGTGCCCATCGTCGAGACCGCCGCCGCCGGAATGCTGGAGCTGCACCTGGCCAGGGGCGCGCTGGACGACGCCGTCGCCGAGGTCGAGCGCGCGATCCTCCGGCTGCGCCGCAAGGCCGTGTGGGTCTGGGGCGCGCACCTGATCGCACCGGCCGTCACCGCGCTGGGCTTCGCGGGCCGGCTGGACGAGGCGGCCGACCTGGTGGAGGAGTACGCCGCCGGCATCGCCGGCCGCATGGCCCCCAACGCGCATGCCGCCCTGGACGCCGCCCACGGCGCGCTCGCCTGCGCCGGGCAGCGCCACGACGAGGCCGCCGCCCACTACGCCCGCGCCCGCGAGGCGTACGCGGAGATGCCCCAGCCGTACGCGGCGGCGCACGCCGGCGAGGGGGAGGCCCGGTCGATGCTCGCCCGCGGCGACTCCGGCGCCGGCGCGGCCTTCGCCGACATCGCCGAGCGGTACGGGGAGCTGGGCGCCACGCACGACGCCGCCCGATGTCGCCGCGTGTTGCGGGACATCGGGGTGGAGGTGCAACTGCCGCGCGGGCGCCGGGCCAAGACCAGCGCGCTGTCGCAGCGGGAGACCGAGGTGGCCCGGCTGGTCGCGCTCGGGCGGACGAACAAGGAGATCGCCGACGTGCTGTTCCTGTCCACCCGCACGGTCGAGAGCCACGTCGCGACCGTGCTGCGCAAGCTCGGCGTCCGGTCGCGGACCGAGGTGGCGCCGCCGAGCTGAGGAACCCGGCGGCGAGAGAAGCACATCACGGGAGACATCGGCGCGACACCTCCGGGAACGGCGAAACCCCCGGGGACCGGCGGGCTGTCGGTCCCCGGGGGCGTCCTCGCCGCCCGGGTCAGGCGGTCATGCCTCGGCTCAGACGGTGATCTTCCAACTGTCCAGGAAACCGGTGTCCTGGGAGTAGTTGTCGGTCACCTGCAGTGTCCATGTTCCGGACGCCTGCTGACTGACTGGAACCGAGTAGGTGCGGGTGCCGAAGGAGGTGCAGGACCCGGTACCGACGCTCTTGACGGTGTAGTAGGTCCCGCTCGGGCCGCGCAGGCGGATCGAGAGGTCCTCGGCGCAGGTGTGCGAGATCGTCACGCTCAGCTGGACCGGCGAGACGGCGGTGCCGCTCGCGGTCGAGGTGACCGGACTGTTGATGGTCGAGTAGTCGTTGATGGTGAAGTTGGTGTCGTTGGTGAACGTCCGGCCGCCGGTGGTCCCCACGTTCAGCGTGTAGGTCGCCGTGTGGCTGGGGGCGCCGGTGCCGTTGCCGGTGCCCTTGACGACGATCTGGTAGCTGCCGTTGGGCGTGGACGCCGAGGTGGCGATGGTCAGCGTCGAGGAGCCGCCCGAGGTCACCGAGGTCGGGTTGAAGGTCGCGGTCGCGCCGGACGGCAGCCCGGTGGCGGTGAGGGCGACGGTCTGCGTGGCGCCGGAGGTCGTCTGCGTGGCGACGGTGGTGGTCGCCGAGCCGCCCGCGGTGACGTTCCCGGAGGTCGGGTTGAGCGTCAGGGAGAAGTCCTGGCCGGGGTTGCTGGTGCAGGCCGCCTCACCCGTCTGGGCGGGCACCTGGACGGCGTTCCAGGCGGCCTTGGTGGCGGCGCACTCGGGGCTGCCGGCGCCGTACAGTTCCACGGCCGCGGCCAGCGAGGCGGTGCGGATGTTGACGTACCGCCAGCTGGAGGTCTTCCGCTGCAGCGCGCCCATGTAGATCTTGCCGGCCTTCTGGATGCTGATGCCGGTCAGCGAGGACGGGCCGGTGCAGACCGGGCTGTTCGGCTTGCCGCCGCCGGGGTTGGTGCCCTCGGCGAGCAGGTAGAACCAGTGGTTCAGCGGGCCCGCCGCCGAGTGGACCTCGGTGCTCGGGATCTGCGAGCTGTAGCAGTTCGGGTCGCCGTTGGTCTGCGGGTTGTACATGTACCGGATCGGGCCGGAGCCGACCAGGTTGACCTCCTCGCCGACCTGGTAGTCCGGCGGGTCGTTCGGGTTGTTGGCGTACGCCTCGGTCAGCGCGCCGAAGATGTCGCCGGTGCCCTCGTTGATGCCGCCGTTCTCGTTGCCGGAGCCGGCGCCGCCCGGGGTGGTCTGGAAGATGGCGTGGCCGTACTCGTGCGCCACCACGTCGATCGGCGTGGCCTGGCGCTGGTTGTCCTGGCTGTGGCCGAAGTTGGTGTAGCTGCCGTTCCAGAACGCGTTGACGTCGGCGAGGCCGACGCGGGCCGGGAAGCCGCCGCCGCTGCCGTTGATGCCGTTGCGGTTCAGCCAGTCGCGGAGCATGTCCCACTCGCGCTGCACCGCGTACAGGGCGTCGACGCAGGCGGTCTCCAGGTTCGTGCCGGACCCGGTGCCCCAGGAGTCGGTGCTCTTGGTGTAGGCGGAGCCGTTCTGGCCGCCGCAGCGGATGCCGCTGCGCGTGGTGTCGGTCATCGAGTACGAGCTGCCGGAGCCGCTCGTCTGGATGGTGACCTGGCCGTTGTAGTAGCCGTTGCCCGTGCCGGCGCGCACCTCGTCGTAGGAGTCGGCGATCTCGCCGGTGCGGGCGTCCACGAAGACGTGCTGGACGCTGGGCTTGCCGGAGGCGATGCCCGCGACCGTGGCCTCCCAGGCCAGGCGGTGCTGACCGCCCCAGGCCAGCACGACGAGGCGGGGCGCGCGGCTGTCGTCCACCCGGTCCAGCCGGGTCTTCGCGGTCTCCAGCGCCTTGTCGGCGCTGACCGTGGCCTTGGTGGCCAGGCCGGTGGTGGCGCCGCTCGCGGAGACGGTGTCCTTGACCCGGCCGGCCGAGTCGGTGACCACGACCGCGTCTCCGCCGATCACGGGCAGGCCCTTGTAGGTCCGCTCGTAGGTCGCGTAGAACGAGCCGCCCACGCCGGGTGTCACGGCGGTGCGGCGGAACACCTCGTCGGCGCCTCTGCGGAGGTCGTCCAACTGGCTGGCCACGGCCTTGTCGGCCGCCGAGGTGGCGAGCTGGAGGGGGTCGGCGGCCAGGGGGGTGGCCGTGAACCCGGGTGGGGGCTTGGCGGCTGCGGGGGTCGCGGGCGCCGCGACGGCCACGACGGCCAGACCTGCGGTGACCGCGAACAGAGCTCTGCGCCTCATGCGCGAATTCCTTTCTGTGCCTCCCGGAGCCCGCGTGTTTCGCCGTGTACGCGGGCAGCGGTCGTCACGACGCCGGACGTCGTCGGCCGGCGAGTGAATGGATCTTGGGGGGTGATGAGACAGAGACGATGCGCGTCCGCCGGGTTTGTTTGGGGGGTGAACGGCCGAGGCGGGCCGTGGCCGGCGGAGTGAATCCGGGTGGAGTGGCTGTCAGGGCGGGGGGTTGGGGGGTGTCTCCACAGCGTTCCTTACTCCGCTCACGCGGCCGGGTGAACTCGCTTGTGCGAGACGCTAGGGGTCGCCTACGGATCTGAACATCCGTAGAGGCATCCGTACATGTACGGAAAAATGGATTGAACGTAGGTCAACAACGGGGTGCTAATTGAGTGGATGTATCGCTTGATGTGGTCAAAGATGCGGAGCGGCAGGGTCCGTAGGGCCCGGGCCGTGTCACCGGGGGTGCGTGTGATCGATCCGAGGGACCGGCCGGACGTCGCGGACATGCCCGTCCGCAGGCTCGGAGTCGACGACCTGCGCGACTGCCTGCTCCTCGCCATCGACAGGAAGTGGCTGCCTGAGGAGGCCAAGTGGCGGCTGCTGTTCGAGGTCGGCGAGGTCTACGGCATCGACGCCCCCGAGGGCGGCCTCGCGGGCACCGTCGTGCTCGCCCGCTACGGGCCCCGCCTCGGCGCGGTCAGCATGGTCCTGGTGGCCACCCGGTACGGCCGCATGGGGCTCGGCCACCGGCTCATGCGCCACCTCATCCGCCAGGCCGGCGGCGCCACGCTGTTCCTGACGGCCACCGAGTACGGCAGAGGGCTGTACGAGAAGCTCGGCTTCACCGCGGCCGGCACGGTCGTCACCCACATCGGGCACCTGCGGCCCGAACCGGAGGACTTCAAGCAGGACGGCATCCGCCCCGCCCGCGAGGCCGACCTGGCGGCGATCGGCCGCCTGGACCTGCGCGCCTCCGGCGCGCCGCGCGCCGAGGTCATCCGCCGCCTGCCGCGCTTCGCCGAGCGGACCCGCGTCGCCGAGCGCGCCGGCGCGGTCACCGGCTTCGGCGCCGCGTGGCGCAACGTCGACAACGTCGTCGTCGGACCGGTGATCGCCGCGAGCACGGCCATGGCGCGTGCCCTCATCGCCGAGTTGACCGCCGACCTGCACGGCCCGGTGCGCCTGGACGTCGACACCCGGCACCA containing:
- a CDS encoding S8 family peptidase, translated to MSRGRRLRAVAAAGASLLLTGMPFTPAAADVSRAPAVLEDVRDAQRWVLDALNAEKAWQVTRGAGVTVAVVDSAVDAGVPELRGKVVTGPDLRDDAYDGRPPPVGVHGTAMASLIAGSGRDGGLAGLAPEAAVLSIPVLNDRPEYRLVEPDNGIGPPVETPLSRALRYATDNGARVISMSLGGYGPLRADRQAVAYALERGVVLVAAVGNDGDSRAAERYGTSFWSFPAGFAGVIGVAAVDRLGKHAAFSSDNLSVLVGAPGVAVPAAKAGGGYISIEGSSVSTALVAGVAALIKAKYPQLRPELVARALSTTTRGAPAGRYDEKIGFGVVDAAAALARAGELTRYRSAVPVREGLHFGKGVTVSEPERPGPDPLRLWVYGAGIVLGLAGFGAGVVVLTRRAERR
- a CDS encoding MGMT family protein, encoding MSDPTPFAERVLDVVERIPPGKVMSYGDIAEYLEEGGPRQVGRVMSTWGGGVPWWRVVHADGTAAPGHEAACLVHWKEEGTPLRGERVHMRQARWLGDHQ
- a CDS encoding CDP-glycerol glycerophosphotransferase family protein gives rise to the protein MATGATPAQAGDLVADRLRAAQDLYDKGEPLDALIAAVHSGDLSRTQRRRLHAGALNGPLGLRLEIAAKRDATRLRQAIDLLRDYLADVDAPVKRALPVARRLAFHLVENRDPAILAESGELAVLAAATSEPFKRVRKGLTWYAVLPVEAPRSLFRLRGSDLVPVTEVSDVSWHDGRLRVTGHAYLAGLSVRSRRFNRATVVLRGPRWVPPISARTRRVRCPAATQGAADPGCNYDWAGFVAEIRPWSLRWRAGIRATLHAVKRLLRRRPAVPETTTWRADILIWSRAARATGAVRGPAMGRTERPPGLRVRPGWWVRPAWTSDRALQIVLQPTRAELTGVVHDGDQIELRGFLPGATVTKGRARLGGHRIAADFTPAEGGTCFSVALAVPVLMKERDARRLWIEPKGDPAAPVMMDDAAETRVGLDRSEVTVLRDRRDRVVVSAHRVWPVITSAVWGEDGALTLAGTYPDTDTGPRELVLRQRAGHTHHLRLQRSGPDFTVRVAPGAMPRFGAAVALASGAWSLSIAGGKGTTAPLRMDHRLLDTLDEDVHIVDGREYRLMATRFDVPVLVAGEHVPDDEKGAVGLWSMRRVHYPAERRRELRDATVYVSFDGRSYSDNARAVYEERLRRGDDREHIWVVKDGAFVPPDSAALGLAPGIVPTVVREGSREHYTALARARHVMTNTMLPQWFRAREDQVVVQTWHGSPLKRVGLDQRHMTREPRPPAWYRQAAEVANWDLLVTQSPWASRVLRRAFGYGGEVLEAGNPRNDVLMAGDRAELAAAVRRSLGVPPGRRVVLYAPTWRDHDRRNASVRLDLGEARRVLGRDHVLLVRGHPMQASPSAPGLVVPGPSSVMRPGPMTRESTFAIDVTTYPDMADLLLIADVLITDYSSVIFDFAVTRRPIVFFGHDLERYRTTRGLYLDLRTEGPGPLLTDAADVVEAVRLIDALAGDYTDRYEEFVRTYAPRDDGKATARVVDQVFTPDS
- a CDS encoding helix-turn-helix transcriptional regulator; amino-acid sequence: MSSVPSPALVGRASELRTVIDVITRPPAVVLVEGEAGIGKTRLVRAALGHVPPGDRAVLLGYCHQIREPFPYGPVFEALRDIAGRLPAAGALNPVIGALGDYLPELAGALPPAPPPLNDPRAERHRVFRAIRALLAAVAPAVLVIEDLHWADEGTRDLLRFLIDQPPAGLSLVVTYRREEQSGSSLGRAYRHHPDTTSVVVPLVPLDVTDVGSLAGALLNRSDLSTGFVARLHERTAGIPFVVEEVVRSLADAEEPEALDRAGVPLLLREAMAERMAGLTSAAVRTVQVAAVLRVPAGEQLITAAGGDSAGLGEALRAGVLHEDPGGRYGFRHALAQQAVYDAIPGPERRSAHERVMAALAAMDSPPLVQLAFHARQAGDIEAWLRHGTAAAHRAAALGDNAMAIEIIEDMLDDPDLPPAERAPLALKLSRFARTGLSHQRVVRMLRHVLRDDFLSPEARAEARLDLGLVLSNQAGDTAGGRPEIMTAVEELTHQPSLAARGLACLALPGWGTESLAQHEQWMARAEALVADGDNPELSTAVLVNRASFQAAIGAKDAFAVAETLPVGDSRLAVRREITRGYANLYDSLITLGLFTEAERAAREGRRLAVETGAEYCAYLIDVSSIRMEWLTGRWQGLRERAIAMSDLVAGTPQIAVDVWLVLGMLALATGEWDEAARHFQGAGLDAPDNGYVPIVETAAAGMLELHLARGALDDAVAEVERAILRLRRKAVWVWGAHLIAPAVTALGFAGRLDEAADLVEEYAAGIAGRMAPNAHAALDAAHGALACAGQRHDEAAAHYARAREAYAEMPQPYAAAHAGEGEARSMLARGDSGAGAAFADIAERYGELGATHDAARCRRVLRDIGVEVQLPRGRRAKTSALSQRETEVARLVALGRTNKEIADVLFLSTRTVESHVATVLRKLGVRSRTEVAPPS
- a CDS encoding M4 family metallopeptidase: MRRRALFAVTAGLAVVAVAAPATPAAAKPPPGFTATPLAADPLQLATSAADKAVASQLDDLRRGADEVFRRTAVTPGVGGSFYATYERTYKGLPVIGGDAVVVTDSAGRVKDTVSASGATTGLATKATVSADKALETAKTRLDRVDDSRAPRLVVLAWGGQHRLAWEATVAGIASGKPSVQHVFVDARTGEIADSYDEVRAGTGNGYYNGQVTIQTSGSGSSYSMTDTTRSGIRCGGQNGSAYTKSTDSWGTGSGTNLETACVDALYAVQREWDMLRDWLNRNGINGSGGGFPARVGLADVNAFWNGSYTNFGHSQDNQRQATPIDVVAHEYGHAIFQTTPGGAGSGNENGGINEGTGDIFGALTEAYANNPNDPPDYQVGEEVNLVGSGPIRYMYNPQTNGDPNCYSSQIPSTEVHSAAGPLNHWFYLLAEGTNPGGGKPNSPVCTGPSSLTGISIQKAGKIYMGALQRKTSSWRYVNIRTASLAAAVELYGAGSPECAATKAAWNAVQVPAQTGEAACTSNPGQDFSLTLNPTSGNVTAGGSATTTVATQTTSGATQTVALTATGLPSGATATFNPTSVTSGGSSTLTIATSASTPNGSYQIVVKGTGNGTGAPSHTATYTLNVGTTGGRTFTNDTNFTINDYSTINSPVTSTASGTAVSPVQLSVTISHTCAEDLSIRLRGPSGTYYTVKSVGTGSCTSFGTRTYSVPVSQQASGTWTLQVTDNYSQDTGFLDSWKITV